From the Synechococcales cyanobacterium T60_A2020_003 genome, the window TTGCCAGAATATCCCCAAACATCGATGGCTTGCTTCAGGGATTTTGGCGCATCCAGAACAGTTAGAAATCCCCCATGGGCTTCACAAATTTCACGAGCTGCCCGCAGCCTTTGTCCAGATTCACCGATTGCACCACAGCGCACCATCCCCAAACCGCTACCTGCATGGATGACTCCTGCATCCAGCGAACCAAGACAATGGCTGAGCTTATCTAGGGCGATCGCACTCACCGCAGGCAACACTCCTATTTTGCAGGCGATCGCGCTGAGGGAGGGGGTTCCGATCAGTTGTTCTTGTAATTGGTGCCATAGATGGGTCTCAGGCTCTCCGGACAGGCGATCGCCCGTTAAACCTGCTTGGGCGGCCCAATCGATCAGTTGGGTAGCCTGCTGCTGGATACTCACCGGGGTTGTCTGAAACCGCACCATTAAGCCCATCCCTTGTCCTAAATTCAAGGCTTGAACGGTTTCGGTGGCTAACAGGTCAATCGCAGTGGGCGTGAGGGCAGAGGCTCGGAGCGTTTGCAGGGTTTGGGCGATCGCCGCTACGGTTCCCGTTAGCACAACCGTTTCTGAGGATTCCGGAACCGGATATAGCCGAAACGTCACCTCGCTGATGATACCCAACGTTCCAAAGGAACCCGTCAACAGTTTCATCAAATCGTAACCCGCCACGTTTTTAACGACCCGTCCCCCCGCATGAGCCACCTGACCGTCATAGCGCACCATCGTAATCCCAATCAGCAAATCCCGAATGCCCCCATAGCGTTGGCGGAGTGCTCCAGCATCGGCAGTGGCGACCAATCCGCCTAGGGTGGACTGAGGATAGGTGGGGGAGATGGGCAACCATTGGCGGTGGGGAGTCAGGGTTTGGTGAAGGGTGGCGATCGCCAATCCGGCCTCGGCAGTCACCGTTAAATCTCCCACTGCATGGTCTACCACTCGCGTTAGGCCAGCGGTGCTGACGGCCAGATCCACCGAGGGTGCCAGTCCGCCCCATTGGAGTTTGCTGCCTGTGCCCAAGGGGAGAATTCGCCAGCGATTGGCATAGGCAACTTGCAAAATTGTTGCGAGTTCATCCTGGGTCTGCGGATAGGCAACGCATTCGACACCCTCATCAGAATCCGTTGCGGATCGGATCTGAGCCTGCAAAACTGGATTCAGTTCCTCCCAAGAAACTAGCGTCTGGGCGTTGAGATGAGTCGAAAGCAAAGGGGCGATCGCAGTCATTCAGGAATTCAAATGGCAACACCTTTGATCCTAAGGGGATGTGTCCCGGTTTAACCCACTAATTCTGTAATTCTTACGATTGAGACTCATGGAGACAACCTAACTGCCCATCGAGTCAAAGTTGGGATACTCCCAGTCCCCGCCAACTCGGATGGTGAGATCAGCCCCCAAATCCCCCGTAGACGCTGGAATCACCTGTCCGACTCCCAGAATATCTTCCAGGCGCGCCGCTCCTTGGAGGTCGCCCCATTGCACGATGATTTGCGTTTGAGATTGCAAACTCGGGGAATCCTGAACAACGTATACATTGCTGAATCCTTGTGCCAGCAAGTAATCGGCAACCTGTCCCGCCAATTGCGGCTCTCCTGATGCGTTCTGGACGGCGATCCGAAGACTGCGGAGCGATCGCTGCATTGCCGTATTGGTGGATGTCTCTTGATGGAAATAATCCTGCATCACCTGATCGCGCCCTTCTGGATCCAAAATCCAATAGCTGGCTAAGAATTCATCTGCACCGCTAAACCGTCCCGGCAGCATCACCATTCGGAAATCGTCCTGCTCCAGCTTGGTTGCGAAATCCGCCAATGCCAAAATTTCTTCAATCGATAAGTTCGTATCAATATGTTCTCGTATAAGCTGAATCGCCTGCGGAATTTTAGGAATCACCGTAGGG encodes:
- a CDS encoding FAD-binding oxidoreductase, translating into MTAIAPLLSTHLNAQTLVSWEELNPVLQAQIRSATDSDEGVECVAYPQTQDELATILQVAYANRWRILPLGTGSKLQWGGLAPSVDLAVSTAGLTRVVDHAVGDLTVTAEAGLAIATLHQTLTPHRQWLPISPTYPQSTLGGLVATADAGALRQRYGGIRDLLIGITMVRYDGQVAHAGGRVVKNVAGYDLMKLLTGSFGTLGIISEVTFRLYPVPESSETVVLTGTVAAIAQTLQTLRASALTPTAIDLLATETVQALNLGQGMGLMVRFQTTPVSIQQQATQLIDWAAQAGLTGDRLSGEPETHLWHQLQEQLIGTPSLSAIACKIGVLPAVSAIALDKLSHCLGSLDAGVIHAGSGLGMVRCGAIGESGQRLRAAREICEAHGGFLTVLDAPKSLKQAIDVWGYSGNALDAMRRLKQRFDPHSLLSPNRFIAGL